The Malus sylvestris chromosome 12, drMalSylv7.2, whole genome shotgun sequence genome contains a region encoding:
- the LOC126593887 gene encoding uncharacterized protein LOC126593887 produces the protein MEAVGQIAKPRRVANLDRKREKRGLIPEQKITASLRMLAYGASADQVDEIARMGKTTVLESLMQFCSAIEALYTNEYLRTPTPRDMRRLLRKGEMRGFPGMIGSMDCMHWTWKNCLSVWQGAYGNRK, from the exons atggaagccgtgggtcagatagccaaaccaagacgtgttgcaaacctcgatagaaaaagggaaaaacgag gtcttattcccgagcaaaaaattacggcatccttgcgaatgcttgcatatggagcatctgcagatcaagtggatgagatcgcgaggatgggaaaaacaactgttttggagtccctgatgcagttttgctctgcaattgaagccctctacaccaatgagtacctccggacacccacgccaagggacatgcgaaggcttctgaggaagggtgagatgcgaggcttccctggcatgattggaagcatggactgcatgcactggacttggaaaaactgtctaAGTGTGTGGCAAGGAGCATATGGCAACAGAAAATGA